One region of Wyeomyia smithii strain HCP4-BCI-WySm-NY-G18 chromosome 3, ASM2978416v1, whole genome shotgun sequence genomic DNA includes:
- the LOC129730800 gene encoding gamma-aminobutyric acid receptor-associated protein, with protein sequence MKFQYKEEHPFEKRKAEGDKIRRKYPDRVPVIVEKAPKARIGDLDKKKYLVPSDLTVGQFYFLIRKRIHLRPEDALFFFVNNVIPPTSATMGSLYQEHHEEDYFLYIAYSDENVYGSN encoded by the exons atgaaaTTCCAGTATAAGGAAGAACATCCTTTCGAAAAGCGAAAGGCTGAAGGAGACAAAATTCGTCGTAAATATCCGGATCGCGTACCA GTTATAGTCGAAAAAGCTCCAAAGGCTCGAATTGGTGATTTAGATAAAAAGAAGTATCTGGTACCATCCGATCTTACTGTTGGTCAATTCTATTTCTTGATCCGCAAGCGCATTCATCTACGGCCAGAAGATGCTTTGTTCTTTTTTGTGAATAATGTGATTCCACCGACTTCTGCTACAATGGGGTCTCTCTACCAG GAACACCACGAAGAAGATTATTTCTTATACATTGCCTATTCGGATGAAAACGTTTATGGATCAAATTAA